The Chloroflexota bacterium genome has a window encoding:
- a CDS encoding B-box zinc finger protein: MGEKRRCLERAAALDPANEEVKAALAWVRRHEAELIARGQVPEAYKPPSRLAPAPESAVAETEEILHCARHPDVETTLRCNRCGTPICPRCAIQTPVGFRCPDCVRAQSAVFYNAVWTDYVVAAVVALIFSAGVGLLASLVGWFFMLFIGPAAGGLLGEIIFRAVRRRRGRQLWAVTGAAMVIGALLPLVSIALLARDFRALLSPYELLAVGLYLVLGVGAAIARLR, encoded by the coding sequence ATGGGCGAGAAGCGCCGCTGCCTGGAGCGCGCCGCTGCGTTGGACCCTGCCAACGAGGAGGTGAAAGCGGCCCTGGCCTGGGTGCGGCGCCACGAAGCCGAGTTGATCGCCCGGGGACAGGTGCCCGAGGCGTACAAGCCCCCGTCCAGGCTGGCCCCCGCACCCGAGAGCGCCGTCGCCGAAACCGAGGAGATTCTGCATTGCGCGCGCCACCCCGACGTGGAAACCACGCTGCGCTGCAATCGGTGCGGCACGCCCATCTGCCCACGCTGCGCCATCCAGACGCCCGTGGGGTTTCGGTGTCCCGACTGCGTCCGCGCCCAGAGCGCCGTATTCTACAACGCGGTTTGGACCGACTATGTTGTCGCCGCGGTCGTGGCGCTGATCTTTTCCGCGGGGGTAGGTTTGCTGGCTTCGCTGGTGGGCTGGTTCTTCATGCTCTTCATCGGCCCTGCCGCGGGCGGGTTGCTGGGCGAAATCATCTTTCGGGCGGTGCGCCGCCGGCGGGGACGCCAACTGTGGGCAGTAACGGGCGCGGCAATGGTCATCGGGGCGTTGCTGCCGTTGGTCAGCATCGCGCTGCTGGCGCGGGACTTTCGGGCGCTTCTGTCGCCCTATGAGTTGCTGGCCGTGGGGCTATACCTGGTGCTGGGCGTGGGCGCGGCCATCGCCCGACTGCGATGA
- a CDS encoding NAD(+)/NADH kinase: protein MANEKVAFKRIGILFHPKLPASLPLGEEIAAFLRERGLSPWLCSAWDEDEVKSRVCDLDLLLTLGGDGTVLRAARMAARMGVPILAMKVGRLGFLSEFEPAVWRERLPAILEGNFWIEERMMLHAEVLRGDNHLNSYEALNEVVVSRGALARIVRLATYIDGGYMTTYAADGIIVATPTGSTAYALAVGGPILPPELKNILVIPIAPHLSLDRAIVLSQGASVRIEVSTDHRAMLTVDGQFEVAVMDGDNVRVTASAHVARFIRTRERTYFYRSLMKRLTINHGEETGE, encoded by the coding sequence GTGGCCAATGAGAAGGTTGCCTTCAAGCGCATAGGCATTCTCTTTCACCCAAAACTGCCCGCTTCGCTGCCCCTGGGTGAGGAGATCGCGGCGTTCCTGCGCGAGCGGGGCCTGTCGCCCTGGCTGTGTTCGGCCTGGGACGAGGACGAGGTGAAGAGCCGCGTCTGCGACCTGGACTTGCTGCTCACGCTGGGCGGCGATGGCACCGTCCTGCGGGCGGCGCGTATGGCTGCGCGCATGGGCGTGCCCATCCTGGCGATGAAGGTGGGCCGCCTGGGTTTCCTCTCCGAGTTTGAGCCTGCCGTCTGGCGCGAGCGGCTTCCCGCGATCCTGGAGGGCAACTTCTGGATAGAGGAGCGGATGATGCTCCACGCCGAGGTGCTGCGGGGCGACAACCACCTGAACTCCTACGAGGCCCTGAACGAAGTCGTCGTCAGTCGGGGGGCGCTGGCCCGCATCGTGCGCCTGGCCACGTACATTGACGGCGGGTACATGACCACCTACGCGGCCGACGGCATCATCGTGGCCACGCCCACGGGTTCTACGGCCTACGCGCTGGCGGTGGGCGGCCCCATCCTCCCGCCCGAACTCAAGAACATCCTGGTGATTCCCATCGCCCCGCACTTGAGCCTGGATCGCGCCATCGTCCTGTCGCAGGGGGCTTCGGTGCGCATTGAGGTCTCCACGGACCACAGGGCCATGCTCACCGTGGACGGGCAGTTTGAGGTGGCGGTCATGGACGGCGACAACGTCCGCGTAACGGCGAGCGCGCACGTGGCCCGTTTCATCCGCACCCGCGAGCGCACGTATTTCTATCGCAGCCTGATGAAGCGGCTCACCATCAACCACGGCGAAGAGACGGGAGAATGA